A region from the Aegilops tauschii subsp. strangulata cultivar AL8/78 chromosome 5, Aet v6.0, whole genome shotgun sequence genome encodes:
- the LOC109732679 gene encoding WRKY transcription factor WRKY62-like, translating into MDDGSSCPTDSAGLLPPFAGSPTAEGLEEKLRRVREENRRLAGTLGAILADRPDLRALARAPASAVATTRAPSGSASNAAREEAAGVTVEPQPKVRTVCARAEPADTDANLGVKDGYQWRKYGKKVTRDNPHPRSYFRCAFAPSCPVKKKVQRDAEDRSKLVATYEGEHNHAKSPEREFVGNESTGHAGSRPCSVSINPSGCTIRLEDMTNHGSGSRLDLETIRREVVTPEFQKLLVEKMVNSLKNDADFMHALTYAVAERILENIPARLS; encoded by the exons ATGGACGACGGCTCGTCATGCCCGACCGACAGCGCCGGGCTTCTGCCGCCCTTCGCTGGCTCCCCGACG GCTGAGGGTCTCGAAGAGAAGCTGAGGCGAGTGCGCGAGGAGAACCGTCGGCTGGCCGGCACGCTCGGCGCCATACTCGCCGATCGCCCCGACCTGCGTGCTCTCGCGAGGGCGCCAGCGTCAGCCGTAGCCACCACTAGGGCGCCGAGCGGCTCTGCCTCCAATGCAGCgagggaggaggccgccggcgtGACGGTGGAGCCGCAGCCCAAGGTCAGGACGGTCTGCGCGCGCGCGGAGCCGGCCGACACCGACGCCAACCTC GGCGTCAAGGACGGGTACCAGTGGAGGAAGTACGGGAAGAAGGTGACGCGTGACAACCCGCACCCCAGGTCCTACTTCCGCTGCGCATTTGCACCATCTTGCCCCGTGAAGAAGAAG GTGCAGAGAGATGCGGAGGACAGGTCAAAGCTAGTGGCGACCTACGAGGGCGAGCACAACCACGCTAAATCCCCGGAGCGAGAATTCGTCGGCAACGAGTCCACAGGCCACGCGGGGTCGCGGCCGTGCTCGGTCTCCATTAACCCGTCCGGCTGCACGATCAGGCTAGAAGATATGACGAACCATGGGTCAGGATCGAGGCTGGACCTGGAGACTATCCGGAGGGAGGTTGTTACGCCTGAATTTCAGaagcttctagtggagaagatgGTGAATTCGCTCAAGAATGATGCAGATTTCATGCATGCTCTAACATATGCGGTGGCTGAGAGAATACTGGAAAATATTCCAGCCCGGCTAAGTTAA